The Hemiscyllium ocellatum isolate sHemOce1 chromosome 1, sHemOce1.pat.X.cur, whole genome shotgun sequence DNA window ccgccaccaagacagaaccccactggttctcacctaccaccccaccaacctccgcatacaacgtatcatccgccgccatttccgccacctccacacggaccccaccaccaaggatatatttccctcccctcccctatcagcgttccgcaaggaccactcccttcgtgactccctcgtcagatccacaccccccaccaacccaacctccacccccggcaccttcccctgcaaccgcaggaaatgtaagacttgcgcccacacctccacactcacttccctccaaggccccaagggatccttccatatccgccacaagttcacctgtacctccacacacatcatctattgcatccgctgcacccgatgtggcctcctctatattggggagacaggccgcttacttgcggaacgcttcagagaacacctccgggccgcccgaaccaaccaacccaatcaccccgtggctcaacactttaactctccctcccactccaccgaggacatgcaggtccttggactcctccaccggcagaacacaacaacacgacggctggaggaggagtgcctcatcttccgcctgggaaccctccaaccacaaggtatgaattcagatttctccagtttcctcatttcccctccccccaccttgtctcagtcggttccctcaactcagcaccgccctcctaacctgcaatcctcttcctgacctctccgcccccaccccactccggcctatcaccctcaccttgacctccttccacccacctatcccacctccatcgcccctccccctagtccctcctacctaccctatatcttagcctgcttggctctctctcttattcctgatgaagggcttatgctcgaaacgtcgaattctctattcctgagatgctgcctttgCTAACATTGAGAGCTAGCAAAAGCAcagttctcagtgcaccatttttccaggtctttcacctcctgtctgcagtctgttttgtcgccatctgagattcgactgactagattagattagattagacttacagtgtggaaacaggcccttcggcccaacaagtccacaccgacccgccgaagcgaaacccacccatacccctacacctaccccttacctaacactacgggcaatttagcatggccaattcacctgacccgcacatctttggactgtgggaggaaaccggagcacccggaggaaacccatgcagacacggggagaacgtgcaaactccacacagtcggtcgcctgagtcgggaattgaacccgggtctccggcgctgtgaggcagcagtgctaaccactgtgccaccgtgccgccacatgTGCCACCGGTAGTGtcgtcagtgaacttgtaaatggcattagtctggtatatGGCAAGGCAGTCAtgagtatacagtgagtacagtagggggctgagtacacatccctggggagctccagtgttgagtgttagtgaggatgaaatattgtccccaatcttcactgatagtggcctgtgggtcaggagactgagaatccagttacagagaagggggcttagtccgagatcactaaatgtaataatcagtctcgaggggataatagtgtttaaggctgaactgtagtcaatgcataggattcttatgtagctgtttttggtgtcaagatgttctagggaggtgTGATGGGCAAGTggtatggcatctgacatggatcgtTTGGTCCGATGGGCAAAttagagtgggtcaagagtagtggggaggctggagttgattaatgtcatgaccagcctttcaaagcacttcatgaccaccgaagttagggccactgggcggtagtcattgagacatgctgcatgagccaccgtaggcacagggatgatgttggccctcctgaaacaggcagggacagcggcctgctgcagggagaggttgaagatgtccgagaagtcctctgccagttgatctgtgcatgctctgagtgcacagcctggtactccatctggtcccatcgcgttccttggattcacacagaggaaaactgatctgacctctgatgcagtgactgttgggacaGGTTCGTCAATCACACAGTTGTTGGTAGGCATCGATAGCTGGTCATCAcatcacagaccaatcagctacctgTTGGCAACTGAAACATTTTGCACACATACTATAGCCCCGGCTCATCCATAGAAATCTCCCCAACTGCTTGAACACAACAGTAgtgtaaacagcacttacaaGATTGGGGGTCGGTTAGCGCAATTCATTGGACCCCTGGCGTGTGATGTAGAGCAAAACCAACAACATGGCTACAATTCCCACACTAGTtgaagttaccatgaaagactttcCTACTCAATCCCTCTCCTCACCTGAGAGGGGCGGTTTCAGATTATACTACCACCCCTTCCTAATCTCTCCCTATGAGAGCGCGGTCTTATCATCTGGTATGATTACAGAGACTTTACATTTACAGGTAACttgcttttaaatggtgcaataaTCCTTTTCACAATCCATGGTTTTTAAAACAGTCCATCTAAAATCAACAATATGAAAAACACCATTAAgggacggtggctcagtggtcagcactgctagcTCCTAGTACTcctgacctgggttcaatttcacccaagggtgacagtctgtgtggagtttgcacattcttcctgtgtccacatgagtttcctcccacaattcaaagatgtgcaggttaggtggattggccatgctaagttgcctggtAGTATGCAGgacaggtggattggccatgggaaatgtgtggAGTTATGGGGATAAAGTACAGGACTGggtgtttggagggtcagtgcagactcaatgggttgaatggcctttttctgcaagGTAAggattctaatttttaaaatgcagtctTTACATGAGGAATTATCGATCACAACAGCAGGGAGAACTCCCCATTCTGCAGAATAACACCCGGACAGCATATGGGACCCAAGTTTAACATACCATCTGAAAGGTGgagcatctgacagtgcagcatataCTCAGCACAGGACTGAATTATCAACCTGGACATTATGCTCAAGTGCCTTAAAGTGGGGCTCATCAAGTACTCAATATGGAAGTACTGAACTAAGTGTTCTCACTTCACTCCTATCAGTTTTTGCCTGTTTCCTTCCTTTCAAACTCAGCCTTTCCTTTCGTAGGTCACAACAGTCTTGGAAACAGGGAATGAAATATCACAGCGCCTACTCAGTTACCGCAGTCCTGTTTGTCTACCAGCAGATGGCCACGTTTCACTGCACTATACCATCAGTCTCTCCTTTAAGTAGCAGCACCAAGTTCAACTTTACTGATTATAAACCCCCTCAAGGACATTGATTCTCTATAGTACTCCCAGTAGAATTTATTACAAGTCAAACTTTACTAATACTAATGAAACCTTATACATTTTCTGGGCTTCAGAAGATAAGAGAACAAAATACTCGCACCTGTTTCCCTGTGAAgtcacattttattcttatttCCTTCATTTAATTAGTTTCAGCAGCCCCTTATTCTCGATTCTCCTGACATAGGAAACAGTTTCTCTGTTTCTAACTGATCAATtttgtttaaatattttaagtACCTTGTAAAATAATCCTTCAACAGTAACCTTACTCAGTGCCTTTACGGTCATACTCTGATTGGCCAGATGAATGAATATCCCCCCTAACTATGAACAGCAAAACTCGAAGAGATATCTGACAGACTGTCCAACCTAATTACTTAATTTTATTTCTCAAATTAGACCTACAGTTCTAACTAGATATTGTTAAAActgaaaacaaagaactatggatgctggaaatctgaaacaaaaacagaaattgtggagGAACTTAGCAGATCTAGCATCGTAAGatttaagatataggagcagaattaggccatttcgcttccattcaattatggctgatatgtttctcaaccccattcttctcccttctccccctgtcttaaatacactcaatggctttgcctccactgtcttctgcagcaatgagttccacagattcaccaccaactggctgaagaaattccttctctctctctctgctctaaaggatcatcccttcaccctgagactggtctctcctactagtggaaacattgtttccatgtccactctatccaggcttctcaatattctgtaagtttctatgagatttccccttatccttctaaactctattaaGTACAATTGAatcttcaactgctcctcatatgacaagcccttcatccacaGGATCGTTCTTGTAAAACTCCTCTGGGCTCCCTCCAAGGCTAGCATATACTCCCTTAGATTCAGGACCTGAaactgcagtctgaccagagccttgttagcctcagcagtacatcactGCTGTTGTATTCCAGCCCTCTGGAAACGAATGGTAACATCGTATTTGGCATCTTACCTGCCAAGTGAACTAGGATGTTAACTTTAAGTgaatcctgaaccaggactcccaagtcactttgttcttcagatttccaaagctttttCCCACTTGgaaaatagtctacacttctattcctcctaccaaagtgcacagcctcatactttcccacattttattccatctgccactactttaCCCACTTTCCCGgcctattagattacttacagtgtggattagattacttacagtgtggaaacaggcccttcggcccaacaagtctcccGCGTCTTCAACACTGCGTGTCCCTCCACCCAttctgtgtcatttgcaaacttagcaaaagtgccctcagttcctttgtccatatCATCCATGTTtgatgtgaatagttgttgtcccaatacagatccctgcggaactccaatAGTCACCCACAGGCTGCAATGCTGAAAAAGACACCTTTATCCTGACTTTTTAATCATCTGCCAGTTATCCAATCCTCTATCTGTGCCAGTACTTTGCTCCTAACACCATGGATTCTTATATTCTtagtgacaccttgtcaaaggccttctggaaatccacatAGAATATGTTCTCTGGTACTCCTtaatctaacttgctcattatatCCTCAAACAGTTTTGTCAGGCatcacctccccttgatgaagccatgctgactcagccctattttaccatgaactgccataatctcatccttcataacgGTCTCTAAAATCCTACCAACAGCCGAGCTCAGGCTGACCACCtcatagtttcctgtcttctgcctcagTGCTTCTTACACGGGGCTGtttcattagccattttccagtcctctgggaccctcccagAAACCATTGATTCATGACAGATtatcaccaatgcctccacaatctccttggctatctccttcagaaccctggggGTTAGTGCCTCTGGTCCAGTGATTTTCAGCTTCTCCTTGTCCCTGAGTCACTTGAAGTTCTTGCTGTTGTCTTAATTCAGCTCCTCAttacaggggaaccttgattatctgaacgtgatgggcgagtactatttcgttcagataatcaattattcgattaatcaattaaatgcctttcctctggggctcggagtttttaaagtctgctccccattcaggagactgcagcagcacactgcaTGCGAGGCCCTGCCCCTGACCCCGTGCAACACctgtccccgcccccaacaccacacccccgcccccaacccagtGCAACACCGCCGCCGTTCCCATCACAACCAACCCAGTGCAACACAGcgcccccccctcacctccaatatTGCCCCCATCCTCGACACCGCCCCTTTCCCACAACCCCAtacaacactgccccctcccccacccggtACACCCCAGCCCTTCTCCAGGGCATccggactgtacaccaacatCAAGAATGCTGCTGCTTTTGTGGGGTAAGACTCCAAATAGCGTGCGCGCGTACACACATGCGCACGCACGCgcacagccacagccacccacacAAATTTTTACTGCAACCTTTTGATAGGTTCCATATTTTCCCAGTTcaagacaatgttggagagattactggggggggggggggggggggggggcagggcgGGTTAGGGTACACTCCTCTGTAgaattccagggaaagtgtggggagagagagagggcaggaggtcagtcatttcaagacggtgcctgtttaatcactgtaaacaaaagatgcaatcactgttggaaacatgcctttgatgtaatgtttccattgggACCTGGAGacctccttcggataatccgattttcgaataattgatattcggataatcgaggttcccctgtactaTTTCAGGTGACCAATGTTTACTCTTGCATCTCTCTTATCTCTTACATATCTTTTCAAAAAAATCTTACAATTTTCTATTACCACCAACCTAAACTTCACATTTCATCAGCTCCCCCATTCCTTGCGTTCTTTTAAATTTATCCTCTGCTGGATTTTGAAGACTTCTCATTAACCTTCACCAGTGTAtaccttttcttttgtttttatgtccTCGCTGATtttccttgtcagccatggttgcctcgttctccccttagtatgtttctcCTTCCTTGGGATGACTtcctgctgtgcctcccaaataCCCCCaggaactcctgccattgctgttccaccatcctccctgctaggctccccttgCAACccactctggccagctcctccctcacgcCTGCATAGTTCCCTTTAGTCAACTGTAATACCATTCCATCTGATTCTAGCTTCTCCCTCCCATACTGCAGGTTGGATTATTTTGTtatatggtcactattcccaaggaggttcctttaccttaagctccctaattaAGTCTTCCTCATTTCACATCAAATCCAGAATTTCTTTCTTCCCTCTTCTGGGTTCTACTGCAAACTGATGCAAAAGATatgccacaaattcctttccttgggaTGGGAGAGTTCTTACCCTGTATAGTCACCTTCAATGTGCTTCCAAACAAATAAGGAACATAAGTAGGACACTTGGCCTTTTGAGCCTGATCTGCCattgaataaaatcatggctgatctgattttaacctcaactgtaACCTCAAGGGTGGCAGTAGTTAgccctgctgtctcacagcaccaggcacttGTGTTCGATTCCAATCTCAGGCAaccagctgtgtggagtttgcaatgtTCGCATGGTTTccattgggtgctctggtttcctcccatagtctaaagatgcgcaggttagtggattggccatggaaattggGGGTGGAATTgcaggggctgggtctgggtcaggatggaatgctcttcagagagctggtacagacatgatgggttgaatggcctctttctgcactgtagcgaTTTCATGATTATTGGTTGTGAACATCTGTAACCCCCTTTAATTGTTATTTGAGAAATCCTTTGTTagttttggttgcacttcagccccatgctcctgatctttagACACTCGACGAGGAGGAGAGTGGGCAAGTCTGAGGGTCTTTTTGTGCGTCTGCCCCTCAACCTGGCTGGGCTGGCTATAAACAAtaggccatggagggggtcatcTTAGCTGACTGCCTGGCCTTTTTCCATGGTTACCTTCATGCCCGGGtgaccttggagaaggagcaggtGGTGTCCACCAGTGCTTTTCCAGAGAAAGGTGGGCAGTGGTTTATTCTGCCtcaaactccattttgatttagcccttCTCCTTTCTTCATTACTCCCTTCCCCATCACCTTTGATAGTTTGCATTGCCCATAATGGGTTTTATTTGTAAATATTCAAATAGTTACATGGGTGTTTCACTGGAGGTGGTTGagtagctttaaaaaaaaaggcaagtgATTTTGGTGGAAGGTTGCTCAGTTGTGTGTGAATTCACTGCTGGGtagaaagatttcagaaaaagCAGTAGTATAGGCACAATAGTAGCTGAAGACAGATCAGAGACATAGTGGTGTACTGGCaatagtcatagagacatagagatgtacagcatgggaacagacccttcggcccaacccatccacgccgaccagatatcccaacccaatctagtcccacctgccagcacccagcccatttccctccaaacccttcctattcatatacacatccaaatgcctcttaaatgttgcaattgtaccagcctccaccacttcctttggcagctcattccatatatgtaccacctgtgtgtgaaaaagttgccccttaggtctcttttatatctatcccctctcaccctaaacctctagttctggactccccaaccccagggaaaagactttgcctatttatcctatccatgctcctcataattttgtaaacctctataaggtcacccctcagcctccgacgctccagggaaaacagccccagcctgttcagcctctcgctgtagctcaaatcctccaaccctggcaacaactttgaaatcttttctgaaccctttcaagtttcacaacatctttccgatagaaaggagaacCAAAGTTAacgttctgtggacatgggttcaaatgccaATAAGTAGCTGATGGGATTGTAAAAATTTCTGAATTGTGAACCTCGGTTGTATATTATTGAAACTATCACTGAAGGTTATCCTATGGTCACCCCAGAGTTAGaacacctgggttcaaatcccatctgctccatTCACCAGTATGTAACAATCTCGCTGAAAAGGTTGACTAAAAAAACATCTGGGAAGGAAACAAGTTGATCCTGACTTCTAAAAGGGGTGGGGGCTGGTTCTCTTGAggtacagtggcagtgtccctacctctgagccaggaagcccaAGTTCAAGTGCTATGGAGGTGTGTCTGAGCATCTGTGATTggcttgattagaaaatatctcatGATGGAGGGTAGACGAGTCAATAATGGCAGGCTGTTTGATAGTATGGAACTGAAGATGTGATTGTACAGAGAGTAGCACACCAGCATatgattagactggtgctggaaaagcacagcaggtcaggcagcatatgaggagcaggaaaatcaacgtcaagcaaaagcccttcttcaggaatgagtctcTATTATTAATTGTTGTCATTTTTACTTTTCAAGCATTTGAATTGCAATCTTTATTGGATAAAAACAACACCATACTGTGACCAGTAAATAATTCCATGTTTTTAGttacagtgattagcactgtgtTACCTAGTTGAAGTCTGATATTTCTAACACTGTCCGCACAGAGCACACCTGCTGGCCAATTCGTTTCGAGAGCTCCCAGGTTGCTTTGCACTGACCATTAAATGGATATGAGACCACACTCTCCTTCCTGCATCACCTTCCTTTCTTGCCCTCCTGGACAGGCAGCAGGCCCTTCAACACACCCCAGCCTGAAATCAGGAATGTGCAGCTCGCGATAAACAGTGAACCGTTGTTATCCAATGCCCTAACATGTCACCGTAATACTTCTATTATAGGCACTCCTCAAAACATCCAGGGTCATACTGCACAACAATCAGAACAGCTACCTAAGTGAGCAATCGGGTAAAGGAAGAATGTTAAAGCCAGGAAAGCCGTAACTATCACTCTTAAGCCCAAAACAACCCAGTTTGAAAACTCCTGAAATTTGCCCAATAATCCTCAAACCTTCCTAATGCCTGTCCGTGTTCAGGTTATTAACTTGTTCTGCTTCTGATATCTGGAAATCCAACTAGCTTGACCTTGACCCTGAAGTCTTACATCATGCAGTATACAACGTTGTAAAGTTCATTTAATTcttccttcacagatgctgctttaATTTGCCAAATATTTATAGCACTTTGTATTATTTTCAAATTTCTAGTATTTTGCTTTGATGTGTGTTAGTATCTGCTGCTGAACACAAGTGTGAACAGAAACACAGAGGCTCTTCCCCCACATCACTCCAAACTGAGCAAAGGCCCACCTGGCAAAAGCACGGAACCTTCAGCGAACTGGGAGAGCAAAgctgagagagaaaaggagctgGCAGGAGAGTGAGGGGATGGCAGAAACAAAAGCAAGGGGCATTATTTGGATATTGAAGCATTCAGTTCCTTCTCTAGGCTCTGAATGAAGCAACAGTTCAGAAACATCAGCTGTCCGTGTGGCAAAAACGTGTTCAGGATTGCCTCGATTCTGTCggtcttcaggacaacatcattGCCTTGAACCAACAGGTTCAAATGCTGCATGAAGTACTTCACTATCATTTTCAGGGTATTTTCTGCCAGCATTAGGTTCTCATGGGGGTCGCAGATCAGGGCAAAGCCCAGGGAAAGGACTGCCGCCCACACCACGGTGGTCTCCTCCGCATAAATGTCACCAGCTGGGAGGCGGAACACGCCCAAATCCAAATCCTGAGAGCCAGCGAGTTCCTCGGTGATCACAGACCCAAAATCAGGAAGGGGTTTCTCTGCAACTTGGCGAGACAGGATACAAGACGACTTCACCTGCCTGGAAGAGCAAACAGTGAAGCAGGCTCACTGATTGTGTAATGTTATCCTAATCAGGTCACACATGCAGATAATCTCAGGAAACCCCACAGTGTTTTTACAGCCAATACCTTTGAAATATAGTCACTGGTCTACCAAGATACGAGGGATAACTCCTCTGCAAGTAATACCACGGGATCTTTTAACACCTCATCTGACAGGGCAAACAGATCCTCAGGTTAAAACTCATCCAAACACTGCACACTGACAGGACAGACTGAGTATTCGCTCAGTACTGTATTGGGAGTGCCAGGCTAGATTTCTTTTCGACTCCAGTGGCTCTTGGTCCCACGGTTTCCTCACTCGAGAATTGAATATTGCTACCAAGCCACAGCTGCCTAGAGAACTTTTCCACATCTCGAAGACTGGACAGGATTTTACACATTCTAACTTTATCACCCAGAAAGATTTATGCATTTTGAATACCATCATCATTGATTTCCCGCCATGCCCTTTTCATCTATCTGCCAGCTGTCAGCATCATCCCACATCCCTCGTTACACCTTCTCCCACATCTCCCTCACTCTAACCCCCTTTAGTTCTCCACCGTCAGAATCCCACACAACTCCTCTTTAACCACTTTCCATTCCAGTTAAGTATCCCTCCGTAACAGGACCATTCAGCCTGCTGTACCAAtcagtaagatcatagctgatccaacattcctcacgatACCCTCCCTCTGTTCTCACCTCCACACAGTTCTGCTCTTTCCCTCCATCTCATCTCCCCTCACCCCTTCTCCTGAACTCTACAAACCCTCCTAACACCCCTCACCACATCCCCTCACTTCAAccccccatcccctcctcccCATAGATCCTTCTCTCTTCACCTCACACTCTTTCCCATTTAACCCTCTCTTCCCTCCACCTTTAATCCTCTCTCCCCCTTTTAACCACCAATTTCCCCTTTAACCTACACTCCTTTAACCATCATTCCCCTTTCACCCCCTCTCCACTCCTCAAACACTCTTTCTCCCCCTTAACTCCATCTTTCCCCTTTAACCACTGTTCCCCTTTaacccccctctcctcccctttaATCCTCTTTACCCCCAAACCCTCTTTCTCCCCTTCACTCCATCTTTCCTCTTTATCCCACTCCcctaacccccctccccccttaaCCTTGTCTCCCTTTAACCCCCTCTTTCCCCTGTAACCTTCTCTCCTCCCTATAACCCATTCCCTTTCTACTTTAAGGTGAAAGACAGGGTTGGGGTGACAGGGGGttaaaggggagagagagggttaagggggagagagggggttaAAGGGGAAAGGGGTTAAGGGGGAAAGAAGGGGTtaaaggggagagaggagagcaAAGGGGttaactctctccctcccctttaaCTCCCTCTTTGCCCTTTAACCCCTTTCCCCCAGACCCCCTCCACTTTTACCTGGCCACGGCTGCCAGCTGCTCCTTACTCCGCAGTCTCTGCTGCTGATGGCGGAGTTCGGCCTCGGCGGGGGTCTCCCTACCTGCCGGGCCCGGCTGCCGCTCGGCCGCCCAGCTGCGGGAGTAGATGAGGCGACAGAGCTCCCCAGGCCCGAGGGACAGCAGCACCATGCCCCGCACCATGATGGCGGCCGGAGCAGGGTGCACCCTGGGAACTGTAGTGCTCTCCCGCCCAGGGCAACCAGGACTACAAATCCCAGAGTGCCGCGCCCCGTGGACCGTTGTCACCGTATACCACGTGACAACTCAGCAGCACTCCCAGTGGAAGGGTTAGGAACAGGCAGGCTGAGGATTGGGAGACTTATCAATGGAACCATCAAACTGATTAGATAACCCTAGACTAGAAgcacaatgattagattagattagattacttacagtgtggaaacaggcccttcggcccaacaagtccacaccgactcgccgaagcgcaacccacccatacccctaccccaacatttaccccttgcctaacactacgggcaatttagaatggccaattcacctgacccgcacatctttggactgtgggaggaaaccggagcacctggaggaaacccacgcagacacggggagaacgtgcaaactccacacagtcagtcgcctgagtcgggaattgaacccgggtctctggagctgtgaggcagtactgcccctacctctgagccaggaaatcCAAAGCCAAGCCCCACCAACTGCAGAATAATAAGTCtgaatagaaaatgtttagaaGAGAGGCAAAGAATTATAGGGTTGAAAAGAATATAAGGAAACATGAAATATTGGGAAGCATGCCCATTGGGTTAAGTTACacctatttcaatgcaagaaggctGATATTAGGGCCAGTGAACTCAGGATGTGGATGGGCACATGGGCATGGGATATTATAgctattatagaaacatggctaagggagggacaggagtggCAACTTTATGTTACAGAATACAGATGCTTTAGGCAGGACAGAGTGGTGGAAAGAAGGGAGGGGGTCGCTGCATTTTTGATTATtgtgagtatcacagcagtaaccAGAGATGAAATtactgaaggatcatccagtgaggctttgtaggTGGAgcaaagaaataagaaggggctggtgatgttactacagttgtacTCCAGGCCACCAAATAGTCaacgggaattagaggaacaaatatgcagggagattgaGGAGAGCTGCAAGAGTAATAGGGTTGTCaaagtaggggattttaaattttgtaacataaactgggactgccagagccttaagggcttagatggaatggaatttgttaagtgcattcagcaaagtttcctcaagcattaTACAGAGGGTCCTACTCAGGAAGGAGCAAA harbors:
- the ap5s1 gene encoding AP-5 complex subunit sigma-1; this translates as MVRGMVLLSLGPGELCRLIYSRSWAAERQPGPAGRETPAEAELRHQQQRLRSKEQLAAVARQVKSSCILSRQVAEKPLPDFGSVITEELAGSQDLDLGVFRLPAGDIYAEETTVVWAAVLSLGFALICDPHENLMLAENTLKMIVKYFMQHLNLLVQGNDVVLKTDRIEAILNTFLPHGQLMFLNCCFIQSLEKELNASISK